Proteins co-encoded in one Aerococcaceae bacterium DSM 111021 genomic window:
- the rplS gene encoding 50S ribosomal protein L19 produces the protein MSINPIIAKITSTQLRNDIPDFRPGDTVRVHAMIVEGERERVQLFEGLVIKRRGQGISETYTVRKISNGVGVERTFPVHTPRVQKIEVLRQGRVRRAKLYYIRKLSGKAARIQERVR, from the coding sequence ATGAGTATTAATCCAATTATTGCAAAAATTACTTCAACTCAATTACGTAATGACATTCCTGATTTCCGTCCTGGAGATACAGTTCGTGTACATGCTATGATCGTTGAGGGAGAACGTGAACGTGTTCAACTTTTCGAAGGATTAGTTATTAAACGTCGCGGACAAGGCATCTCTGAAACTTACACAGTTCGTAAGATTTCTAACGGTGTTGGTGTTGAACGTACATTCCCTGTACATACACCTCGCGTACAAAAAATCGAAGTTCTACGTCAAGGTAGAGTACGTCGTGCTAAATTATACTACATCCGTAAATTATCTGGTAAAGCAGCTCGTATTCAAGAGCGCGTTAGATAA
- a CDS encoding tRNA-dihydrouridine synthase — protein sequence MTSNFWHDLPKPFFILAPMEDVTDVVFRHVVQKAAEPDVYFTEFTNSESYCHPDGIESVRGRLTFTEDEEPIVAHIWGDRPEYFEQMSIGMAEMGFSGLDINMGCPAPNVVKHGRGSGLIKREDVAAELIQAAKAGGLPVSVKTRLGYLKVDEWRGWLTHLLKQDIVNLSIHLRTKKEMSKEDAHWELIPDIMKLRDEIAPNTLITINGDIPDRQTGLELVEKYGVDGVMIGRGVFKNPFAFEVDKKDHSPKELLDLLRFHLDLFDQYNEDGQRHFRPLRRYFKIYVREFKGANDLRIQLMETNTTDEARQLIDHFENKFLTSDVI from the coding sequence ATGACTTCTAATTTTTGGCATGATTTACCTAAACCATTTTTTATCCTGGCACCTATGGAAGACGTGACTGATGTTGTTTTTCGCCATGTCGTTCAAAAAGCCGCAGAACCTGATGTATATTTTACGGAATTTACAAACTCTGAAAGTTACTGTCATCCTGATGGGATTGAAAGTGTTCGTGGCCGTTTAACTTTTACTGAAGATGAAGAGCCAATTGTTGCTCATATTTGGGGAGATCGTCCAGAGTACTTTGAACAAATGAGCATTGGTATGGCAGAAATGGGCTTTAGCGGCCTTGATATTAATATGGGTTGCCCAGCACCAAATGTTGTAAAACATGGGCGTGGTAGTGGCTTAATCAAGCGAGAAGACGTCGCTGCTGAGCTTATCCAAGCTGCAAAAGCAGGAGGTTTACCCGTAAGTGTTAAAACGCGTTTAGGTTATTTAAAAGTTGACGAGTGGAGAGGTTGGTTAACTCACTTGTTAAAACAAGATATTGTTAACTTATCGATTCACTTAAGAACTAAGAAAGAAATGAGTAAAGAAGACGCTCATTGGGAATTAATTCCTGACATTATGAAACTACGTGATGAAATTGCTCCAAACACATTGATTACGATTAATGGTGATATTCCAGATCGCCAAACAGGTTTGGAATTAGTAGAGAAATACGGTGTGGATGGTGTTATGATTGGACGTGGTGTCTTTAAAAATCCGTTTGCTTTTGAAGTAGATAAAAAAGACCACAGTCCAAAAGAATTATTAGACTTATTAAGATTCCATCTAGACTTATTTGATCAATATAATGAAGATGGGCAACGTCATTTCAGACCTTTACGTCGCTACTTTAAGATTTATGTGCGCGAGTTTAAAGGAGCCAATGATTTGCGCATCCAATTAATGGAGACAAATACAACAGACGAAGCACGTCAGTTAATTGACCACTTCGAGAATAAATTTCTAACGTCGGATGTAATTTAA